A region from the Biomphalaria glabrata chromosome 14, xgBioGlab47.1, whole genome shotgun sequence genome encodes:
- the LOC106069034 gene encoding fibulin-2-like: protein MDNKDYYYHCAQLQEMSSAFGREVLSLSNTLMKFDDINECKDNLTCPQGCENTVGSYICSCNIGFRLNTLNTSICDNINECEENIDDCSQTCVNAIGSYSCNCFNGYTLQSGVCEKNSSNVELCQALNCSQLCFVNNGTARCDCQVGFALQGDNKTCTNIDECSLAKKPCSQICTDTYGRFTCSCYAGFKLEADRTSCTACEKSFYGVNCNQSYQCSGHGTCDPVRGCVCDKGWEGVNCNNDIDECTLRTDNCLIGDVCVNALGSYSCVCPIGYVRNGTCQDINECVDPALNNCNPLIEDCVNNFGSHVCNCKPGYARNDKGDCININECANGDHQCQQICVDVPGKYNCDCNYGYRLNDDRLTCLLVKDVCSDFEKLNCSQGCTVDFQQNTSYCICADGYNLVGKDTCEDINECEVSTKNLYSFKSGCVNRVPGYSCSCTPGSSLDNDGRNCNSTVVAQLGESIVQDLVLVLLEH, encoded by the exons atggataataaagattattattatcactGTGCACAACTGCAGGAAATGTCCAGTGCTTTTGGAAGAGAGGTTTTAAGTCTCTCAAACACACTAATGAAATTTGACG ACATCAATGAATGTAAAGATAATTTGACATGTCCACAAGGATGTGAAAACACTGTTGGATCCTACATTTGTAGCTGTAACATTGGTTTCAGATTGAATACACTCAACACAAGCATTTGTGATA ATATCAATGAATGTGAAGAGAACATAGATGACTGCTCACAAACTTGTGTCAATGCAATTGGAAGTTACTCTTGTAATTGTTTCAATGGATATACTCTCCAAAGTGGAGTTTGTGAAAAAA ATTCAAGTAATGTAGAGCTGTGCCAAGCCCTGAATTGTTCCCAGCTATGTTTTGTTAACAATGGTACAGCAAGGTGTGATTGTCAAGTGGGGTTTGCACTTCAGGGAGATAACAAAACATGcacaa ATATAGATGAATGCAGTCTTGCCAAGAAGCCCTGTAGTCAAATTTGTACAGACACTTATGGCAGATTTACTTGTTCATGTTATGCTGGTTTTAAACTAGAAGCAGATAGAACTTCTTGTACAG CTTGTGAGAAGTCCTTCTATGGTGTCAACTGCAATCAATCATATCAGTGTAGTGGGCACGGGACATGTGATCCTGTCAGAGGCTGTGTATGTGACAAAGGCTGGGAGGGAGTCAACTGCAACAATGATATTGATGAGTGTACACTAAGGACAGACAACTGTTTGATTGGTGATGTTTGTGTTAATGCTTTGGGAAGCTATTCCTGTGTTTGCCCTATTGGATATGTTAGAAATGGAACTTGTCAAG atataaATGAATGTGTTGATCCTGCCCTAAACAACTGCAACCCACTTATTGAAGATTGTGTCAATAACTTTGGTAGTCATGTCTGCAACTGTAAGCCTGGATATGCAAGAAATGATAAAGGGGACTGCATTA ATATCAATGAATGTGCTAATGGGGACCATCAATGTCAACAAATCTGTGTTGATGTGCCTGGAAAATACAACTGTGATTGTAACTACGGGTATAGATTAAATGATGATAGGCTAACATGTCTACTAG TGAAAGATGTATGCAGTGATTTTGAGAAACTGAACTGCTCTCAAGGATGCACAGTAGACTTTCAACAGAACACTTCATATTGTATTTGTGCTGATGGTTACAATCTAGTTGGCAAAGACACATGTGAAG ACATCAATGAATGTGAAGTATCAACAAAGAACTTGTACAGCTTCAAGTCTGGATGTGTTAACAGAGTACCAGGATACAGCTGTTCATGTACCCCTGGGTCAAGTTTGGACAATGATGGACGCAACTGCAATAGT ACTGTAGTAGCACAACTTGGGGAGTCAATTGTTCAAGATCTTGTTCTTGTTCTACTGGAGCATTAA